Sequence from the Miscanthus floridulus cultivar M001 chromosome 16, ASM1932011v1, whole genome shotgun sequence genome:
TCTATTGATATTGGAATCCTTTATTTTCTTTGCGATTGTGATATCTCAGTTCTGCTCATTGCCCACACTGTCTTTGGATGCTATGCTGGAAAGATGGTGTCATTTGTGTACATTCCAATTTATGTTTACTTGTCTTTTTTATTTTACCTTTTTGTAGGAGCATCCAAATATTGTTGTCCAGCTTGTCGACCTCATTGGTATCACATCAATAATGGAGGTAAGTAGTTATTGAACTCATTCCCCGTCTAGTTTGGTGAGTGCCTTTGGTTGGTGTTGGTCATCAAATTGATTGTAAAACAGGTGTTGATGAGATTGATTGGCGCTGATGAAACCATATACTCGAATTTCGCGGATACATTGCATTGGTTAGAGAACACAGATGTATTGGAAATGATTGTGGATAAATTTAGCTCATCAGTAAGTACACTTGATCACTCAGTAACATAGTGCTATACGACATTTGTTGGGCACTAAACCATGTCATTATTAAGCTTTGGTGTGTGTAGAGTGTGTGGGTGGGTTCTTGTCCCGTATTTTCTTCTTAATAATAATGAaccgcagctctcctgcgttttcgcGAAAAAAATGTCATTATTATGCTGTACTTGCAGTGGTtatggaggttggtttgttgtctCAGTAGAATTCATATGTTTTTTTGGATATATTTCTAGTAAAGGGCTCATATATCTATGTTGCCTTGATCAAACAGGACTCTCCTGAAGTGCATGCAAATGCTGCTGAAATCCTTTCCGCCGTAACTCGATGCGCCCCTCCTGCTCTTGCTGCGAAAATATGCAGCCCAAGGTTTGTCCTTTTCATTTAATTTTTGTGCGATCAGAAAATGCAACTTTTGTGCATCATATCGCTTCCTTTGTCAGCTATTATCATGTTCATTTTTCTTTGCTTGTTCCTGGTATCAGTTTTGTTGGTAGGTTGTTTCGTCACGCTCTTGAAGAGTCAAGACCAAAATTTGTTCTGGTTCATTCATTGTCAGTGTGTATATCTTTGTTGGACCCCAAAAGACTAGCATCAGCCTCATACCAAGCATTTAGAAGCAACTTAACTCACGGGACGCTGGTCACAGCCAGTCCAGAAACAGTTGATGGTATGCTGGAGAGTTTAGGTTAGTGCTCTGTGCTTGATTCTTTCTACTTAATGCTACTTGTATTGTTTATATGCTTTTCACTTGTTACACCCTTGCTTTCTGTCACACACATTCTCCTTGTCATGTGCACACCTGGCATGTTTAATGAAAATATGAAATGCTTGATTGCCTTTCCGAGGACTTAACAGTATACCTGTAATCACATCTTAGGTGACTTGCTGAAGTTACTGGACATTACTTCTTCTGAAAATGTTTTGCCTGCAACTTATGGATGTTTGCGTCCGCCTCTTGGAAAACACCGTTTGAAGGTATGCTCAGACGCTGTGGATCTCTTGTTTTTAGTTTGAGCATATATGATTAGTTTTCGTTTGCTTAAGACATTTTTTCCTCCTGAATAAATTATTCTTAACCTTCCAGTTATTTGATGGAAGCATTAATGCTGCCTAGGGATTTTTTGACTTTACTGTTATTTAATACCATGCATGAGGATATATGATGGGGTAATTTCTGAGAGAGATATGCTTTCAATCTGAGTTTGATGGCCTCAACTGCTGTCCACCTTGCATAACTCTGCAGTTAGGCCAGGCTCAGAAGGTCCAATTAATCGTTTCCTTCATTCAACGTGTCTCTTCAGAGCCCTTTCCTGTCTATTTTGTTTTAATAAATTATACTTCTGTTTCTTTCAGATTGTAGAGTTCATCTCTGTTTTGCTAACAATTGGTAGCGAAATTGCTGAGAAGGAGCTAATAAACCAATCAGTGATAAAGCATTGCATTGATTTATTTTTTCTGTAAGTGGGCTACTGTGTGTTTTATTCCTTAACGGTCACTGTTAATGGCAAATCCTCATACATTGCCTGGTGCTGCAGGTACCCTTATAATAACTTTTTGCATCATCATGTTGAGAACATTATTGTTTCTTGCCTTGAGGTTAAAAGAAATCAATTGACTGACCATATCCTTAATGACTGCGGCCTTGTCGGTAAAGTTCTTGCTGCTGAAAAAAGTCCATCTCTGCCAGTGGAGTCTAATGGGGTAAATCTATTTCTTGATACTTGTCATCTTGTTTTTTTCTTTGCTGGGCTATGTCGCCAGTATTTTGATTGTGCCTTGTGTTTGTAGCCAACGTTACCGTCAGAAGGGAAAGAACCTCCAAGAATTGGGAATATTGGACACATAACTCGAATAGCGAATAAGCTCATTCAATTGGGAAATAGTAACAGCATGATCCATAGTCACTTGCAGGTATTTCCAATTTCTGTTTCATCTTTGGCCAACAATTTGGAACTATTGTGTCATATTCATTTACATTTATAAACTTGTGTTTATAGGAGAACAGCGAGTGGGCTGTATGGCAAACAGATGTCCTGGTCAAACGCAATGAGGTGGAGAACGTTTACCATTGGGCATGTGGGTATGTTTTTTTCCCATCCTGGGCTTTCTGATTCTTGTGTACACTGCTGAAACACTTGTGATTTCTCTGTGGTAACTTGTATATTTCTTCCTGACCGTTGGCTAATGTTTTATGCTGCAGCCGTCCAACTTCTCTACATGATCGTGGGAGGGATAGCGATGATGACGACTTCCGAGACAGAGACTATGATGTGGCAGCACTTGCTAATAATCTGAGTCAGGCATTTCGATATGGGATATACAGCAATGATGACATTGAAGAGGTGATTTTCGTCAGTTTTTTTAGCAAGATTTTCTTGAGTTTTGAACATCATGTTCTTTTGTGGCATGCTATAATTTTGTAGAGTGGTATTTAGAAAAAAAAGTTGTGTTCAATTTCAGAATCTGTTATAATATCTTCACCGTTGCTGTTTTACAACTAAACATTTCAACCATGTAAAAATAAAACCTTGGGATTCTCCCAGATAACTGTAATATACTAATATTACCTTCATTGCTAACATTATAACGTATTTCATGTTTGATTATTGCAGGCACAAGGATCCCACGAACGAGATGATGAGGTATGCTTACAGTACTACTTATGTAAATATTTCTATTGTTTTACTTCAATACAGTCAATGTAAGATTGGTAAATGGTCAATAATTTTGATTTGATAATTAAAAACATATTGTATCATGCTATAACAAACATGGATTATCTATGAGCTTATTCCTGTCCATGTATTTCAGGATGTCTACTTTGATGATGAGTCAGCTGAAGTAGTAATATCGTCATTGCGTTTGGGGGATGATCAGGACAGGTAATTAATATTTTTCAGTGACCTAAATCTTACTACAAGTAAGATGGCTTATAGTGTGCGCATTCTGCAGCAGTTCCCTCTTCACGAATTCAAACTGGTTTACGTTTGATGGTGATAGAGGAATCAATGATCGCCTAGCTGCCTCTGTTCCTTCATCATCCCCCAATTCTGAAGAGATTTCCTTGAACGCGGAGGAAACTGATGAAGTGCTAACTGGTGAAACCACTGGCACCGAGTCACTGCTGGAAAGTGCATCCCTTGAAAATGGTCCTGTTGAGGAGGCCAAGGAACTAGCAGAAGTTGCTAACGACAGTGATGCTACCACGGTCAGTGAGAAAATTTTGTGTACAGAAGAGGATAGTGCATCCCATGAGCCTGAAACCTCTGAGCGGCCTGTGGATGCTCAAGAGGGCCAGACTGGAGGTGCGGCTGAAGCGTCAAGCACAGAGGGAGCAGCGAATGAACCTTGCAGCTCTTCTGAGCCTGGCAATGCCTTGCCTGAATCTGGTGACACTGATTGTCGCACTGCCAACTCATCTGAGCCTAACGAGATTGCCCATGAATCAGGATCACCTGTGGAGGTTGATGATGAAAAGAAATCTGAGATTGCCACAACAAATGAATGAGAAGCGTATGGGCTGGAATAGTACCACCGACCAGATTCTTTTGCTGGTGAGCAATGCCACTTTGTTTTGCATCGCATGCTCAGGGACCATGGACTACCATGCTGAAGCAAGGGTGCCGTACAATTTTAGCGGCGCTGCTTTGCTATGAGCAGTCGATTGTTACTGCTTGGATGAGCATATTCGTGCAGCTGGGCACGCTCTGTTATGATCTCAGCTCATCACCATCCCACATGAACTTATTACGCCGTATTAGCTGGTGGTTGACGCACGGGGCGTTTAATTCATTTGGTGGTTCCTGATTTTGGCTCAGGGGGGGTTATTTTCTTTTGCTAGGGTACTCGAACTGTAATATCTGCAGTGAGTTTTTCCCTCAATTCTTATATTATTGTTCCTTTCTGATTAGCTGCCTCTGTAATTGTTATTTGTTCAAGTGCAAAATCTGCCTCTCTTTGTTTCTTTAAAACATGTAGttccataaaaaaatatatactgGAGTAGGTACAAATGATTCTGGACGACCTGCTTAAGGCTGAGGCCAGCTTTGTAGCCATGGTGTGTCAGTGAAAGTTCGGATATTCTACGGCCTATCGCTGCTCACATTAGTAGCAGGCAGCTGCCAAACAGCCAAAATAGCAGAGGTACACGCATCAACGACCCGTGGAATGTAAAAGGCTATTAAAGCACGCAGGATGCATATATATTTCTAAGTTTGAGGGGGAAATTAAACCACAATGATAGGATTTGAAGTGGAAAATTATACCAGAGAGAGAGTTCAAGGAAtctttttttctaaatttaaaagGAAAATTAAACCATGTTAAGTCTTGTTTGGATGTTCATATATTCATCTCAATCTATGTGTGTTGGAGTGAGTGGACATATGGGCATCCAGACAAGCCCTTAATAGAAAATTAAACCAGTGGTAATTTCAAGAGGTAACAGAAATTTTTTCGTAAGTTTGAGGCAGCAGCGATAGTTCAGATGTCTTTTCCTAAGAAAATTGTTGGCACGTGATCCCTGACGGCCCATAATTTGTCATGTACTACCTccgaaagaatgcaattctagcataaTATCACGTTTTAATACCTTAAATTTAactaattataaataaaaaaatatccatgtttataataccaaataaataccagattaattacgaaatatat
This genomic interval carries:
- the LOC136512574 gene encoding uncharacterized protein isoform X1: MFWRMTGLSAASPVDTILDKENFTLEELLDEDEIIQECKALNTRLINFLRDRAQVQQLLRYIVEEVPEDSEKKQSFKFPFIACEIFTCEIDIILRTLVEDVELMDLLFSFVKPDHPHSTLLAGYFSKVVICLMLRKTASLMNYVQEHPNIVVQLVDLIGITSIMEVLMRLIGADETIYSNFADTLHWLENTDVLEMIVDKFSSSDSPEVHANAAEILSAVTRCAPPALAAKICSPSFVGRLFRHALEESRPKFVLVHSLSVCISLLDPKRLASASYQAFRSNLTHGTLVTASPETVDGMLESLGDLLKLLDITSSENVLPATYGCLRPPLGKHRLKIVEFISVLLTIGSEIAEKELINQSVIKHCIDLFFLYPYNNFLHHHVENIIVSCLEVKRNQLTDHILNDCGLVGKVLAAEKSPSLPVESNGPTLPSEGKEPPRIGNIGHITRIANKLIQLGNSNSMIHSHLQENSEWAVWQTDVLVKRNEVENVYHWACGRPTSLHDRGRDSDDDDFRDRDYDVAALANNLSQAFRYGIYSNDDIEEAQGSHERDDEDVYFDDESAEVVISSLRLGDDQDSSSLFTNSNWFTFDGDRGINDRLAASVPSSSPNSEEISLNAEETDEVLTGETTGTESLLESASLENGPVEEAKELAEVANDSDATTVSEKILCTEEDSASHEPETSERPVDAQEGQTGGAAEASSTEGAANEPCSSSEPGNALPESGDTDCRTANSSEPNEIAHESGSPVEVDDEKKSEIATTNE
- the LOC136512574 gene encoding uncharacterized protein isoform X2; translated protein: MFWRMTGLSAASPVDTILDKENFTLEELLDEDEIIQECKALNTRLINFLRDRAQVQQLLRYIVEEVPEDSEKKQSFKFPFIACEIFTCEIDIILRTLVEDVELMDLLFSFVKPDHPHSTLLAGYFSKVVICLMLRKTASLMNYVQEHPNIVVQLVDLIGITSIMEVLMRLIGADETIYSNFADTLHWLENTDVLEMIVDKFSSSDSPEVHANAAEILSAVTRCAPPALAAKICSPSFVGRLFRHALEESRPKFVLVHSLSVCISLLDPKRLASASYQAFRSNLTHGTLVTASPETVDGMLESLGDLLKLLDITSSENVLPATYGCLRPPLGKHRLKIVEFISVLLTIGSEIAEKELINQSVIKHCIDLFFLYPYNNFLHHHVENIIVSCLEVKRNQLTDHILNDCGLVGKVLAAEKSPSLPVESNGPTLPSEGKEPPRIGNIGHITRIANKLIQLGNSNSMIHSHLQENSEWAVWQTDVLVKRNEVENVYHWACGRPTSLHDRGRDSDDDDFRDRDYDVAALANNLSQAFRYGIYSNDDIEEAQGSHERDDEDVYFDDESAEVVISSLRLGDDQDSSLFTNSNWFTFDGDRGINDRLAASVPSSSPNSEEISLNAEETDEVLTGETTGTESLLESASLENGPVEEAKELAEVANDSDATTVSEKILCTEEDSASHEPETSERPVDAQEGQTGGAAEASSTEGAANEPCSSSEPGNALPESGDTDCRTANSSEPNEIAHESGSPVEVDDEKKSEIATTNE